GAGCGGCACATTCATCAACAGAGTCGGGATCAGCGCAGTCACGGCTGCAGCCAGGTACAGCGGAAAGACATAGGTCAGCCAGGAAGCCTGTTGCCGCACGACGCGTCCGATGAGCAAATACAGACTGATCAGCAGAGCACCGGCCAGCGCCAGCGCGTTGCCCAACAGAGATTGCGTGCCAGTTTCCAGTTCAGTATGATCGCCCCAGCCGATCAGGGCGGCTCCGATCACCGCTAAGCCGATGGAGGCCACCACAGGAAAGGCCAGCCGTTCGCCCAGTACCCAGAATCCCAACGCTGCCAGAAAAACCGGACTCATACAGACCAGCACAGAAGCACTGGCTACCGAGGTATAGTAAAGCGATAGGATCCATACGACAAAGTGCATGCCCAGGAAAATGCCGGCCAGTATGGTAAGTCCGGCCTTCTGGCCGAACAGACGATGGCCCCGCAGCTTAGGGAGCGCAAATGGTGCCAGCATGGCAACCGCCAGCCACGTCCGCCAGGTGGCGATGGCCAGACCGGAAGCCTCTTCGCCAGCCCAACGTACCAGAATCGGGCTGACTGAGAAGCTGAGCAATCCCAGCGCCAGGATTGGATAAACGCGAAAGGGTATGTGCCGGTTGGCCATGTGTTGTCGGCCCTTAGCGCAACCGATCCATTGACCGGATCAGTGCAATGTCACGCTCAATACCCCGACGGGCCAGCCACAACAGCAGATAAGCCAGCACAGGCAACCCGATCCATAGCACACGATCCCACAGGACACCTTCCTCGGTACGTATCGCCAGCGTACCATCCAGGTACATCCCGCCAACATACAGAAGGGCAAGCAACAGCACCCCTATCTGTGCGAGCACAACCAGCGTACGCTGGCGCTCCAGCTGCTGATACTGGAAAATAAGTACAATGGACACAGCACCTAATAGCACAGCCAGCCCACGCGCAACCGGGCCAATCCAGGCATGAGACGTTGGCTCCAGCAACTGCCAGGGTGCCTGTGCCAGTCCCATCCAGAAGAGCGACAGGCCCGCCAGTAGCAGGTAAAGCGATTGAATACGCTGAATCATGGCTGTTGCTGCACAGAAAAGCCCCGCGCTACGCAGGGCTTCCTATGTGATTTTTCACCTTCAAAAGCGCATGTTATGAGGCCGGCGCCTCTGGTCGCGCTGAATAGTTGATGCGCAGCGTCCCTGCTTCCCGAAGCTCCTGCTGCACATCATAGACCAGCTTCATCCTGGCGTCCTGATCGATACGAAGCGACACGATCAGCTTGGGCTGTTCCAGCAGCTTGTTGTACATGATCGTACGAATCAAGGTAAGATCATCGATCAGCGCATCATCGATCTGGACGCGGGTTTCGCCCAGTCGGCCGTCGGGCATCTTGCGAGGACCGATATAAATGTAAGAAAGCAGGCGCTTCTGGTCGATCTTTGTGAGCGCTTCGGCCCGAGGCAGGAGTGTGCGTACCTGCACAGTTGTCTCCCGCAAAACCGTGCTGACCATAAAAAAGATCAGCAGCATAAAGATAATATCCGGGAGCGAAGCTGTCGGAATACCCTGCCTGGTTTCCGCCTTCTTTTTAAAGTGTTGCGAGGCCATGGTCTCGGATCGATGCTTAGCAGTCCGGTTCGGCTACTGAAATCTGGGCCGGAATGATCTTGCGAATCTGGTTCTCATCATCCGGTCCCAGCGTAGCCCGATAGGCATTGTAGTTAGGATAACCCAGTTTGCGGGCTTCGGCATCCCAGAGCTCGAAATAGGCCATCCAGACCTCATCAAGCACCTGGATATAGGTATTGTAAGAGGTTTCGCAATCTGTTTTGATCGAAACAACAGCTTTTTGTGGACTCTCTGCGTAGTTGGGATCAACGCCGTTGTTCGTAATATGCTTTTTCACCTCCGCGCGGATCTGCTGCACCGAAGCCAGCTCATCTTCGATCAGTACCTGGCCCTGGGCATTAACCAGGATCTTAAGCATGTTGCGTTCCCGCACCGGCGGCGGCTCCTGATCTTCCTCCAGCTTGGGCGGTAGTGTCATCCCGATACCCGTATCCACATCAATGGTGGTGGTCACCAGGAAGAAAATCAGAAGCAGGAACGCAATATCAGCCATCGAAGCCGTTGGAATCTCGGCCTCCTGACGTTTTTTCTTCTTTAGCAGCCCCGCCATGATCTATCGCCGGTTTAGAAGGTAAACATACTCCGCAGCCCCGAAAGCAGCAGCGAGACCACGGTGAGCCCGAACATAACCAGCACCGTAATCACACCGGCCTGCGCCCAGCTTCCCACCGAGAACCCCAGCACCACCATGAGCAACAGCGGCAATGCCACAATCAGCATAGATACTGGGCTGATTTTGCCATAGGTAAGGTTGCGCAGGCCAAAAATTACCTGAGCGATCAGTCCCAGCCCCAGCAGAATCAGGGCCGCCCAGATGGAGAAAGGAACAATGTTTTCCATATTTACGCGTTTGCTTTTGCTTCCAAAAAGTTCCGCTCAGCTTCAGGACTGTTTGGGGGCTTCAGCCTTCTCCTCAGAAGCCGTCAGCGGACGCCCGGCCTGCATCAACACCAGCGAGTCGATCAGCTCGATCGACGCCTCCTCCATGTCCACTACGATCCGGTCGATTTTCGAGACCGCATAGTTGTAGAAGAACTGTAGAATGATAGCGGTAATCAGACCGAAGACCGTGGTCAACAAGGCCACCTTGATACCACCGGCCACCAGACTGGGCGAGATGTCACCGGCCTGCTCAATAGCATCAAAGGCCTGCACCATGCCCACGACCGTTCCCAGGAAGCCGAACATCGGGGCTAACGAAATAAACAGTGACAGCCAGACCAACCCACGCTCCAGAAAGCTCATCTCAATCGAGCCATACGAAACAATGGCCTTCTCGACCGCCTCGATGCCCTCATCGGCTCGCAATAGACCAGCCTGGAAGACCGAAGCCACAGGCCCCCGCGTCTTGGCACAAATCTCTTCGGCCGCCTGAACTCCTCCTTCCTCCAGCGCTTTCTTGACCTGAAGAATAAACTTACGCGTATTAATGTCGGCCAGATTTAGTGTGATGATACGTTCGAAGGCGATGGCCAGACCAATAATCAGCGAAACCAGGACCGGCCACATGAAGTCGCCGCCTTCGTTAAAGCGCTGGACCAGTACATTAATAAATCCTTCGTCTCCGGCGGCAGCCTGAGGCAGCATCAGCAGCAGGCTCAGCAGTTCCATGGACGGTTTCCTCCTTCGTTCTGGTTTGTGCTACACACTCTAATAAATAATGCGGGCTTTAAGCCGCCCGGCGTGCAACGTGGGGCATATTACCGAATTTCTTCCGCAGAGTCAATCCCGTGAATCCCGTAAACGTTCCCAATCCAGAACAACAGCCCTTCTCCTAAACGCAACGCTCGGTGCCACAGTGATTCTATAGAGAGATAAACGGAACAACCCGCAAGGACCCAATAACCGAACGGCCCGTGCTGCCCTCCAGCATGCCTGACTATTCTCTGTCGGTCTCCCTGCGATCCTCACGAAAACATAAAACAACTGCCTGACCTCGTCGGCATCCAGATGGAAACCATTTTCTTCCAAAAAATTACGAAATGCCTACCCTAAAGAACTGTTGAGACGATACACTTTCACAGAAGTTTCTCCACGACGGGCCACCGCCGTTGCAATGCGGCGCCGTACCCCTCAAATTGGACAAAACAGGGCACCAGTTCCGGCATCATACTGCCTGCACCAGCAGGAAAGTATATCCAACGGTATCAGGCAGTCTGACGGAATACCTCCTGTCTCCAGACATTACGAGACCGCTGTCCGTGTCGTAGCAAAGCGCATCCGATACCTTGGCAGCATTGCCTCAACATACTGTGTGGCGCCCAGGCAGCGCAGCTTCAGTGCGCCGTGTACTTATCCTGTCACGCTCCCTACTCTGATAGCTTGCCGAATCAGGGATCCAAACGGGCACGCCTGAAAGGCACGCCGTCACGGAGCAGAAACGCCCCTACGTCCACCAACATACTCAAGCCGTAGCCCAGAAACCGACGTATGAACTTGTCGTAGGCGTTCGGTCATGTATCAAGACCTGTATGCCTACCTTGCCTAATCCTGTAAAGATTCGGCTTGGCTTTACCAGAAGCCCGCTGTAACTTGTGTACGGGAGCCGTATAAGACCTATGCAGAATCGAGACGTAGCCCGCCTGTTGCGCGAAACAGCCCGTTTGCTGGAGCTCCGTGGCGATAACCCTTTCCGTGTGCGTGCCTATGAACAGGCTGCCGCGGCAATCGAACAGCTGGATGAGCCCATTGTCGAGCGGATACGCCAGGGCACATTGACCGAGTTACCCGGTGTCGGACGTGGGCTGGCCACCCAGATTCAGGAGCTGGTTGCACGGGGTACTTCGGAGCTACTGGAGCGTCTCCACCAGGAGCTTCCTCCGGGGCTTCTGGAATTGCTCACGTTAAAAGGGCTTGGACCGCAGCGGGTACGTCAGCTCTGGCAGAAGCTGCACATCACTTCGCTGGATGATCTGGAGACAGCATTACAGGACGGTCGCCTTCATCAGCTCAAAGGTTTTGGTCCTCGTCTACGTGAGCGACTACGGGAGGAACTGACCCGCCGCCGGCGCTACCGCACGCTTCGGCTGCTGGCGCAGGCGTTTCCTGTGGCCGAAGCGCTCTGCGAACAAATACGACAGCAGCCAGGCGTTCAACGTGTTGCGCTGGCCGGAGCTGTTCGGCGTATGCTGGAAGTGGTAGATCGCATCGAACTGGTAGTCGTTGCACCACCGGAAGCCCTGCAGCGGGTACTTTCGCTCCCGCAACAGCGATCCGGGCCACACGGTGAGCTATTGTTGGAAGGCACGTTGCCGGATGGCTTTCCTCTCCGCCTGGTCGTGGCCTCCCCGGAATCCTTTGGTACCATCCTCTGGTGGTACACCGGATCGGAAGCGCACTGTCAGGCCTTCCTGCAGGCGTATGGTCCTCCAGCGTCCTGTTCGGAGGAAGCGGTGCTGTACAAACGCGTGGGCCTGCCCCTGATTCCTCCCGAGCTACGTGAAGGGTATGGTGAGTTGGAAGCTGCTGCGCGTCATGCGCTCCCTCCGCTGATCACCCAACAAGATCTCCAGGGTATTCTGCACAACCATTCCACCTATAGTGACGGTCACCATACCCTCCGCGAAATGGCTGAAGCCGCACGCAGCCGGGGCTATCGCTATTTTGGCATTGGCGATCACAGCCGGTCGCTTACCATTGCCCACGGTCTCTCCGTTGCGGAAGTACACCGTCAGCAAGAAGAAATCCGTGCGTTAAATGAGAAGCTGGCCGCCTATAACTTTCGCATCCTAAGTGGCACTGAATGCGACATTCTCCCCGACGGATCGCTGGATTACCCCGACGACGTACTGGCGCGCTTCGACTATGTGGTGGCCAGCGTACACACCCAGCTGGAAATGGATGAAAAAACAGCCACGGAACGCATACTACAGGCGCTTCGCCATCCGTACGTCACGATTCTGGGCCACCCGACAGGCCGTTTGCTGCTTCGACGTGAAGGCTATCCACTGGACTGGGCCCGTATCATTGATGCCTGTGTCACCTACCGCGTAGCTATTGAGCTCAATGCCAATCCCCAGCGTCTTGATATCGACTGGCGACGCATCCGTGCGGCAACCACCGCGGGCATCCCCATCGTGATCAACCCGGATGCTCACGCCATTGAGGAACTGGACTACGTGCGCTGGGGGGTGGCCGTCGCCCGCAAAGGATGGCTCTCCCCCGACGCTTGCCTGAACACCCGGGAGCTGGACGACCTGGAGGCCTGGTTCCAACAACGTCGTACCTCCGGCTAAAATGAGGCGCCTCCTGTTTCTACTCATCCTTGTGCTACTGGGCCTGCTGATGATATTCAGTGGGTATCGCTATCTCGTCCAGGCTGTCCGGCACCCTCCTTCGGAGCGCATCATTGCCGGCCTTCAAGCACCCGTTACGCTTCAGATACTTCCCGGTCATCTGGTCAGCATCCAGGCGGCTCACCTGGATGATGCACTGACGGCCCTGGGCTATGCACATGGTCTCTGGCACAGCTGGCCACTGCTCCTCTGGCGTCAGGCAGCACTGGGCCGCCAGAGCGAATGGTTTGGTCCTTTCACTGTACTACTTGATAGCCTGGTGCATGCTCTGCTACTACCCGAACAATCCCGAACAGCTTATGAACAGCTACCGCCACACGCTCGTCACCACCTGCTCGCCTACACACAGGGACTTCAAGCCGCCCTTCAAGAACGATCGACCACTCTCCGGGATGAACAGGTTCTGCTTAACATTCCCATTGAATCCTGGCAACCATGGCACAGCCTGGCCATCGAGCGGTTGCTGGCCCTGCTGATGCTGCCGCGTTCTATGGATGACGTCCTCCCCGGACTATCAGCACTTCGCTCCTGGCTGCATCTCTACGGCTTCCATCACAGTATGGCCTGGGTACGGTCAACCCCTGATGGGGCCCTCCGATGCTACATGCGTTACGTCTACGGCGATCTGGCCCTCCCCTTTTTCCAGGAAGTGCTGATCATATTGCCAGACGACACCCTCCGCCTTGTAACCATTCCAGGCACGCTGCTCTTTCTCGCCGGCCAGACCAGTCAACATACCTGGTATCTGTTACCAACCTCTCAGCCAGCCACCTTGGAAAGGCGTCCCCGAACGGCCCTTTCATTACAGCTCGTTTATACGCGTTTTCGCCTACCCGATGGCAGCGAACGCCTACTGCAACGTGCGCGGGATGGCGAGGCCCTGGTTCTTGCAGAACCCGGGCCGAACACCGTGCTACTGCTTCGATGGGCCGGATTGACCCCCGTCAGCGACCTGCCGGCCTGGCTCGCACTGCTATCGAATCATGTCCCCACGCTTCGGCTGTTTAAAGGCGAAGGGATCCGGCTTACAGCCGATGGTCGCTGGCACCTCCTCGGACAGCCTCCGATTGTTGAACCCCTGCACAATGGTATTCTGATTGGCCAGACCTCCTGGCATCAATGGATCGCCCACCGCCTCCGTGATCTTCCCCCGACATCTGCACTTCCGGACGATGCATACAGCAGCTGGGCCCATCAGCAGCTGGCAACGCTACTTCCCCTGTTGGATCCCCAGACTTTTACGGATACGCTGTCTTATGAAGCCTATACGCTGCTCCGCAACTGGGATGCTACGTACAATGCGGCCAGCCTGGGTGCTACCATCTTCGATTACTGGATCAGCCGCTACCTGGAATCCGGTGGCCTACTGCCCTTACCCACCTCGCCGGATCCGCTACGGGCACCCTATGTCCAGACCCTGCGAGCCGCCTTCCATGCAGCCGTTGATACACTGGCGCGTCGTCTGGGCCCAGACCTCAACCTGTGGCGCTGGGAGCGTGCCCACCCTCGGCGACTGGCTTTTCCGGTGTGGTCGCACCTTACTCGTCTTCCTGCCGCTGCTCGTTATGCCCCCCTGTTGTTGCCCGGCACCGGCCATCCGTCCACCCTTTCATGGGGAGGATCCCCGTTGCTCCGCGAACGACCGGCTCCAGCGCTCTGGGAGGGTTGGACGACCCTTTCCGATACAGCGGTTTTCTCTGTGCGTCGCTTATGGCTTGAGATCGATCGGTTTATGGCACGCTATCGCCTCCCTACGCAGCCATCGACACTCCCCCTGCACCCAACCCCGCCGCTCCGCAGCATACGCCTGATTCCGCGTTGAGCACGCTCAAACGCCGATCGCTTCCAGCGCCAGTCCGATCGTCTGCAACTGGAGCCGAATGGCGACCGACAGGGGCAATGCCCGAAGTCCGAACAGACGCCGCAGTTCGTCCAGCGGTTGCCCCTTTGCCGCACGCAGGCGAAGCGCTGGCAGCTGCTCCCGTAATTCCAGATAGGCAACAGGCACACCCGGCGGTGAAGGCCGATGCCGCACCACAAACAACGGGAGCTCAGTCACCAGGCAAAGCGGATCCCCCCCCAGACTACGCACAAACTCCATTGAGCTCATCCGAAAGTGCGCAGCCGTCTGCGCATCGCCCTGTGCCAGAAAGAACGTGCGCATGGCTTCACCTTCGGGCGTGGTCATAAAGCCAGGCCCCAGGTAGAAAAACCCTTTTTCTCCCTTACGATTATGGTCGTGCAGTTCGAGGCCGGCTGCACGGACCACTTCGGTAAAGGCCTGTTGGAGCGTCTCGGTACGAAAGGACCAGTGGCGCTCAACAAGCAGCAAGGCGCCTTCGGCAAAACCCATGCTATGCAGGTTAAGGTACAGGTCGAAAGGAGCATATGCCTCCAGAAAGCTGGCAATGGCCCGGTTTTCGGCTCGAAGATCGGGATAGCCAAACTCCAGGTCCCGTCCCGGAAGCTCTCGCACGACCCCGGTCAGGTAAGCCTCCAGCGATGGCCACCGTCCGGTCCAGCTTCGGTTGCGGACCTCGCCATCTGGGTTGACATGGGGCAGTATGACAAAACGGACGCGCTCCAGTAACGACTGTAAGAGGTCGGACCGTCGCACGCCTTCCGTGATCAACCAGCGCAACGTTTCGGGTCCCACCGGCTCATCGGCATGCGCCCCGGCCAACAACAACACCGATCGCCGGCCCTGTCCCATCACCACGGCGTCCAGCGGTCGTCCTTCTTCACTCTGGCCAATCTGGTGGAAGGTAGCCAGACCGTCACTGGACTGGCAGGCCTGCTCCATCTCTGCACGCACCATCTCCTGTGTCCGAAATACGGGTGCCGCTTCTTCTGGAAGCAGTGCGGCCAGCCGATCTGCCCACCGCATAGTTTTCATCGACTATCGTGCCTTGTCCAGCTTTTCATCCAGCCCGGAGAAACGTTCCACCAGCTTACGCGCTTCGGGTGCTCGGGCCACGACAAAATCCCAGGTGGCTGGCACCACTGCAGCTATCGGCTCATACAGCGGAGAGGCGCGCCGGGTGGCCGGCTCGGGCAGGTCGAACACACGCAGCACCAGAAATAGCAGGCTCAGAAGCAGTACCGCCTTGAATCCCCCCACCAGCGCCCCCAGCAATCGATTGAGCAGCGATAACTTGATAGCTCCCAGCAAGGCCTCAGTGGCTCGAATAGCCAGCCATACGCCTACCTGCACGGCCAGAAACACCAGCATAAACCCAAGAAGCGGCCCCACCCGGGGCGACAGGCTCAAACTGGTGACCACCAGTTTTCCAACCGGCTCCATAGAAGAAATGCCTACCACAATGGCTAACCCAAACCCCACGATGCTGGCCACCTGGCGCACACCGCCGGTTGCAAACCCGCGCGCCATGCCCAGCCCGATCAACGCCAGCATGAACCAGTCGAGTGGCGTTAGTGCGGTCATGAAGCTGATTCGCGCTGAGTTAGTAGCTCCCGAGCCAGCTCACTGACGCGACGTCCGTCGGCCTGTCCACGCATACGTGCCATCGCCTCCTTCATTACACGTCCCATGTCACGTACCGAACGGGCTCCCACCGATACGATAATTTCTTCCAGAACGTTGCGGATCTCTTCATCACTGAGCTGGCGTGGCAGGTATGCTTCGATGACCTTTAACTCTTCGGTTTCCTTCTGCACCAGATCGTCCCGCCCCGCCGCACGGAACTGTTCGATGGCTTCGCGGCGACGTTTGGCTTCTTTCTGCAATACTTCCAGCTCCTGTTCGGGGGTCAGCGTAGCCTTTCCCCCTTTGCGTTCAGCGATTTCCCGTTCCATCAGAGCAGCCCGCAGGGCCCGAATCGTGCGCAACCGCACCGCATCGCGCGCCCGCATGGCCGCCTTCAGGTCTTCGGTCAAGCGTTCTTTCAACGACATAGCCTGCTTCTATGGATGTCGAAAGGATCTACGTAAAAAATACGCATTCTTTTTGTTTGCGGTAGCCTGTTCAATAAAAGATCAGCCGCAAAGCTGCCACCCCCAGTCCCAGCTGCGCAATGCCCAGCGCAATGCCGGCTCGAAGATCGAGTGCCCGGATACGCGGACGTAGAGCTGGATCGCCGGTCTCCTCATAGCGGGCATAGAGTCGGTCTGCCTGAAATTTGTAATGAATAGAGACGGCGGTTGCCACCACGGCCACACCAAGCGCAGCATATGTCATCCAGTGTCGGCGACGTACGGTGGGCGTCCAGGGTTGCACCTCGTAAACAGGCCGCTTCAGGGGTTGCAGGTAGACCCGATGTCGGTTCCATATCTGCTGTCCGGGCCAGAGGGCAACCGGGGCATAGCCGGACCGAACCAAATAGAGCGTATCTCGTAGCGGAGCTTCGAAAGCCCTCCAGAAGGGCGTTTCGCCCAGTAGTTGTTGACGTTCAGACGGCCCTATGAAAATACGAGCGCCCGAAGGCACCGACTCGATCCGGTAGTGGTATCGGAAAGTCACCCTGATTTGAAGCGTGTCGGCCGTGGTGTCTGGCAACATGACCGTACGGGCTGGAATGGTCCAGGTGTCGCCTTCGGGTGGCACCACACGCAACATGCGTTTGCCTGCAGGCAGCCGAAAGATGTGGTAGCGCGCCGGTCCCAGCAACACTGAATCGGCATAGACCAGCACTTCCGGCCAGTTTGTGCTGAGCACAACGACCGGTTGCGTCTGGCCTGAGAGTGCCAGCCAACACGTAAGGCTCAGGCTAAGGAGGTGTAGCCACTTCATGGTTGGTTTGCAACAGATAAACCTGTCGGGGACGCGTCAAAACGACCAATCCGAAAGCCGATCTCTTTAGATCAAGCACCCCTCCTTTCAGCCTGGTTTCCCAGCGCAGGACGCCGGTAGTCAGCTCCAGCGCTACCAGACGCCCGTGCAGGTCCCCTACGTAGAGCACCCTGGCCGTTGTATCGGCGGTCGGCGCTGCCTTTATCGCTACCCCTCCGGAAAACGACCAGCGTGGCGTTCCGGAGCCAAGTGACCGAGCGCGCACAGCGCCGTCACTTCCGGCCACATATACGGTCTGTCTGACGACCACGGGCGTTGTGAGCTGGATGGAGGTGTCGGGCAGCGCCAAGGTCCAGTCCACCGTGCCCGAGGTAGCCTGCAGCGCTACCAGTCGGCCCCGTGTGGTAGGCAGAAGCACCCGATCGTCAACCGGAAGCGGATCGGCATACACAGGCCAGTATTGTTGCTGCCAGCGCAACCGGCCTGTTTCGGTCTCCAGCGCTACAACCCGTCCCCGTTTGTCGGCTATCACCAGCAGATTGCCTACCCGGACCGGCCGTACGCGCACGCCTTCCAGCCCGGTTACCTCGGGCTCCTGCACCCAGCGCGCTCGTCCGTTTCGCACATTCAACGCATACACCCGTCCCCACCGCTCGGCCACATACACGACGTCGCCCTCCAGCGTCAGGCTGGCCTCCACGCCATTACCTACGTGACGCCAGACGATCCGGCGGCGATACAGGTCGTAGGCCACTACTGAAGCTCCATCAAGAGCGACTGGTACGACAAGTACTGCCCCATACAGCACCGGCGCTCCCAGTAGGTCTCGCCCGGCGTCAAGCACTCCACGTCGACGGCCTGTGGGAAGTTCAAACGCATACACATCGCCCTTTCGATTGGTGACCAGCAGGAGGCGGCCGGCCACAAACGCCCGGGCCGGTGCAGCCTCAACACCACGCTGCCAGCGTATCCCCAACGGAGGCGCAATCGTCCATCGTGCTGCTGCCGGTAGCGCCAGCATCCCTTCGGATACCTGCAACGAGCGACAACCGCCTTCTGCAAGCAATACGGCCAGTCCGATCGGCCACCACAACCAGTGTTTCAAAAATCCCATCCAAAGAAAAACTGACGGAAAAACCGTTCGCGATCTCGAAAGCCCTTGCGGTAACGATAGCCCATATCGTAACGCAATACTAACCCGCCCAGCAGATTTAGCCGGAAACCCAGGCCAATGGCACCGATCGTTTCCCCGGTGTAAAGTTGGGGCTCTCGACGATCGTAGCGATCGTTCCACACATGGGCGGCATCGAAGAACAATGCCCCCCGCAGGTTAGCAATACCAAACGGTGCCAGCAGTGGCATGTACAGTGAAGGAGCTTCCAGGATCGGAAAGCGCAGCTCGTGCGAGGTAAACCAGAGCTTACGCCCTCGTACGTTAAACAGCGGAAAGCCACGCAGATCCCAGCTCCCTCCCAGAAACCACAGCCGTGCTTCCCGCCCTTCATTGAAGCGCAGCAGCCCCCATGAGGCCAGCGTGACATTGCGCGTCAGACGCAGATAGTGGCGCACATCCAGGCTCAGCGTGTAGTAACTGACGTTGGCATAGCGCAGGTCGGTGGTATACCCCAGCGTCAGATTGGCCCGCCACCCCGCGACCGGTCCGTTGGCGCCGTAGAGTGCATGGTCATGCACAAAGGCCAGCGCATTCGACAGGAGGAGGGCCCGACGTCGGATACCTCGGATGGCTACGCGTTTGTCGCTCCAGGCCAGTGCTGTATGCAGCTCAAGACGCCGAAAGGTAGAAAGTGGATAGCTCAGCGCTCCGTAGGTGCCCACCAGTTCTTCCCAGAGCAGCGGATACTCGGCGGCGGCATCTGGATCGGTCAGGTCAAAACGCAGGCCGGCAAACCGATAGATTCCGTAGCCAACATTTGTGCGACGGTGGAGCTGCACGCG
Above is a window of Rhodothermus sp. DNA encoding:
- a CDS encoding GatB/YqeY domain-containing protein; translated protein: MSLKERLTEDLKAAMRARDAVRLRTIRALRAALMEREIAERKGGKATLTPEQELEVLQKEAKRRREAIEQFRAAGRDDLVQKETEELKVIEAYLPRQLSDEEIRNVLEEIIVSVGARSVRDMGRVMKEAMARMRGQADGRRVSELARELLTQRESAS
- a CDS encoding biopolymer transporter ExbD — its product is MAGLLKKKKRQEAEIPTASMADIAFLLLIFFLVTTTIDVDTGIGMTLPPKLEEDQEPPPVRERNMLKILVNAQGQVLIEDELASVQQIRAEVKKHITNNGVDPNYAESPQKAVVSIKTDCETSYNTYIQVLDEVWMAYFELWDAEARKLGYPNYNAYRATLGPDDENQIRKIIPAQISVAEPDC
- a CDS encoding M14 family metallopeptidase is translated as MRWADRLAALLPEEAAPVFRTQEMVRAEMEQACQSSDGLATFHQIGQSEEGRPLDAVVMGQGRRSVLLLAGAHADEPVGPETLRWLITEGVRRSDLLQSLLERVRFVILPHVNPDGEVRNRSWTGRWPSLEAYLTGVVRELPGRDLEFGYPDLRAENRAIASFLEAYAPFDLYLNLHSMGFAEGALLLVERHWSFRTETLQQAFTEVVRAAGLELHDHNRKGEKGFFYLGPGFMTTPEGEAMRTFFLAQGDAQTAAHFRMSSMEFVRSLGGDPLCLVTELPLFVVRHRPSPPGVPVAYLELREQLPALRLRAAKGQPLDELRRLFGLRALPLSVAIRLQLQTIGLALEAIGV
- a CDS encoding PHP domain-containing protein, translating into MQNRDVARLLRETARLLELRGDNPFRVRAYEQAAAAIEQLDEPIVERIRQGTLTELPGVGRGLATQIQELVARGTSELLERLHQELPPGLLELLTLKGLGPQRVRQLWQKLHITSLDDLETALQDGRLHQLKGFGPRLRERLREELTRRRRYRTLRLLAQAFPVAEALCEQIRQQPGVQRVALAGAVRRMLEVVDRIELVVVAPPEALQRVLSLPQQRSGPHGELLLEGTLPDGFPLRLVVASPESFGTILWWYTGSEAHCQAFLQAYGPPASCSEEAVLYKRVGLPLIPPELREGYGELEAAARHALPPLITQQDLQGILHNHSTYSDGHHTLREMAEAARSRGYRYFGIGDHSRSLTIAHGLSVAEVHRQQEEIRALNEKLAAYNFRILSGTECDILPDGSLDYPDDVLARFDYVVASVHTQLEMDEKTATERILQALRHPYVTILGHPTGRLLLRREGYPLDWARIIDACVTYRVAIELNANPQRLDIDWRRIRAATTAGIPIVINPDAHAIEELDYVRWGVAVARKGWLSPDACLNTRELDDLEAWFQQRRTSG
- a CDS encoding DMT family transporter, with amino-acid sequence MANRHIPFRVYPILALGLLSFSVSPILVRWAGEEASGLAIATWRTWLAVAMLAPFALPKLRGHRLFGQKAGLTILAGIFLGMHFVVWILSLYYTSVASASVLVCMSPVFLAALGFWVLGERLAFPVVASIGLAVIGAALIGWGDHTELETGTQSLLGNALALAGALLISLYLLIGRVVRQQASWLTYVFPLYLAAAVTALIPTLLMNVPLWGYSPRFYLLCGLMALGPQILGHGSFNYSVKYIPAAWLGLLSLLEPVGASLLAYLMFAEIPPGLSVVGMLLVLGAIAFAVQYEQRTARRRLTSSTA
- a CDS encoding MotA/TolQ/ExbB proton channel family protein: MELLSLLLMLPQAAAGDEGFINVLVQRFNEGGDFMWPVLVSLIIGLAIAFERIITLNLADINTRKFILQVKKALEEGGVQAAEEICAKTRGPVASVFQAGLLRADEGIEAVEKAIVSYGSIEMSFLERGLVWLSLFISLAPMFGFLGTVVGMVQAFDAIEQAGDISPSLVAGGIKVALLTTVFGLITAIILQFFYNYAVSKIDRIVVDMEEASIELIDSLVLMQAGRPLTASEEKAEAPKQS
- a CDS encoding DUF4293 family protein: MIQRIQSLYLLLAGLSLFWMGLAQAPWQLLEPTSHAWIGPVARGLAVLLGAVSIVLIFQYQQLERQRTLVVLAQIGVLLLALLYVGGMYLDGTLAIRTEEGVLWDRVLWIGLPVLAYLLLWLARRGIERDIALIRSMDRLR
- a CDS encoding CvpA family protein; translation: MTALTPLDWFMLALIGLGMARGFATGGVRQVASIVGFGLAIVVGISSMEPVGKLVVTSLSLSPRVGPLLGFMLVFLAVQVGVWLAIRATEALLGAIKLSLLNRLLGALVGGFKAVLLLSLLFLVLRVFDLPEPATRRASPLYEPIAAVVPATWDFVVARAPEARKLVERFSGLDEKLDKAR
- a CDS encoding biopolymer transporter ExbD translates to MASQHFKKKAETRQGIPTASLPDIIFMLLIFFMVSTVLRETTVQVRTLLPRAEALTKIDQKRLLSYIYIGPRKMPDGRLGETRVQIDDALIDDLTLIRTIMYNKLLEQPKLIVSLRIDQDARMKLVYDVQQELREAGTLRINYSARPEAPAS
- a CDS encoding penicillin acylase family protein → MRRLLFLLILVLLGLLMIFSGYRYLVQAVRHPPSERIIAGLQAPVTLQILPGHLVSIQAAHLDDALTALGYAHGLWHSWPLLLWRQAALGRQSEWFGPFTVLLDSLVHALLLPEQSRTAYEQLPPHARHHLLAYTQGLQAALQERSTTLRDEQVLLNIPIESWQPWHSLAIERLLALLMLPRSMDDVLPGLSALRSWLHLYGFHHSMAWVRSTPDGALRCYMRYVYGDLALPFFQEVLIILPDDTLRLVTIPGTLLFLAGQTSQHTWYLLPTSQPATLERRPRTALSLQLVYTRFRLPDGSERLLQRARDGEALVLAEPGPNTVLLLRWAGLTPVSDLPAWLALLSNHVPTLRLFKGEGIRLTADGRWHLLGQPPIVEPLHNGILIGQTSWHQWIAHRLRDLPPTSALPDDAYSSWAHQQLATLLPLLDPQTFTDTLSYEAYTLLRNWDATYNAASLGATIFDYWISRYLESGGLLPLPTSPDPLRAPYVQTLRAAFHAAVDTLARRLGPDLNLWRWERAHPRRLAFPVWSHLTRLPAAARYAPLLLPGTGHPSTLSWGGSPLLRERPAPALWEGWTTLSDTAVFSVRRLWLEIDRFMARYRLPTQPSTLPLHPTPPLRSIRLIPR